From Hymenobacter sediminicola:
CAGCTGCTCGCAGGCCAGCTCAATGCCGCGCTGGGAGCCAGACACCACCAGTTGGCCAGGGCAGTTATAATTGGCCGCTACCACCACATTGCCGGCTTCACTGATTTCCTGGCAAATACGGGCCGTAGTATCGTCGTCGAGGCCGAGAATGGCGGCCATGGTACCAGGCTGCTCCTGGCAGGCGGCCTGCATGGCCTGGGCGCGTTTGGCTACCAGCAGCAGCGCATCTTCAAAGCGCAGCACTTTGGCCGCCACCAGCGCCGAAAACTCGCCTAGCGAGTGGCCTGCCACCATAGCCGGCTGCAGCTCGGGCAGCACAGCAGCCAGCGCTACTGAGTGCAAGAAAATTGCCGGCTGCGTCACGTCGGTGCGGCGCAAGTCTTCCTCAGAGCCGGAAAACATGATATCAGTGAGCGAGAAGCCCAGCAACTCATTGGCCTGGTCCATCAGGTGCTTGGCAGCCGGATGCTGCTCGTACAGGTCGCGGCCCATGCCGCTAAACTGGCTGCCCTGGCCAGGAAAAACAACTGCTTTCATGAGAGAATAATTGAGAGTGGCGAAGGATGGGGCGGCAAGATAGCCGAAATAAAAAAGCCCGCTACCGAAGGGCAGCGGGCTTTTTCGTGACAGCCAGGCAAGGAAAGCGTGACCGGCTAGCGGGTTATTTGCACCCATCCTTTGTAGGTACGCTTGGTGCGGTCTAGATTACCGAATT
This genomic window contains:
- the fabD gene encoding ACP S-malonyltransferase, which encodes MKAVVFPGQGSQFSGMGRDLYEQHPAAKHLMDQANELLGFSLTDIMFSGSEEDLRRTDVTQPAIFLHSVALAAVLPELQPAMVAGHSLGEFSALVAAKVLRFEDALLLVAKRAQAMQAACQEQPGTMAAILGLDDDTTARICQEISEAGNVVVAANYNCPGQLVVSGSQRGIELACEQLKAAGAKRALPLPVGGAFHSPLMQSAEAALAEAIARTTFSAGICPVYQNVDAAPHTDPDEIRENLVRQLTAPVRWTQSVQRMVQDGATEFVECGPGKVLQGLVKKIAPEVAVSSAAV